In Nostoc sp. GT001, a genomic segment contains:
- a CDS encoding CHASE2 domain-containing protein, with protein sequence MNQQLGKRFVKLIFGLKQSLSRGHRELITAVSVAVCVLLLHSIGLLQSLELAALDQFFRLRPNEPPEDRITIVVMDEAYLNEVRSWPIPDAKIAQLLQKLNVHKPRAIGLDIYRNLPVEPGNQELRNTYKSMPNLVGIELLANDNNKNFSVSPPLGLNPDQVGFNNVLYDLDGKVRRSLLYWHIKSEVHESFALKLALLYLKSKGITPTKAKSNPEYLQLGKAAFTRFEANDGAYVEADDRGYQILSNFPKPKCQSSSGEFCSFRQVSMRDVLADKVKANLIKDRIILIGSTAPSLQDFVFIPYSSSLIGMAKPVPGIQLQAYFISELISAAVHGRPLLKVWPDLVEYLWVFVWSYLGAVTIWRIRHATRSLFYILVSCFVLTVSAYLAFLYGWWIPLIPSLVCFGTSAIWMTSHIAHMQEEWKRSKEFLHHVINTIPDPIFVKNEQHQWIVLNEAYCRFIGYPNKLLIEKSDYDFFPKHEADVFRQQDDLVFRTQQPQEHEEEFTNADGQTHQIATKRSLHKDSAGNFFLVGVIRDITQRKLMEEQLKRTAAELYRSNNELKLKEDHLRYLAYHDPLTGLSNRKFFAEQLYESLHWAQHNNLLLGLLFIDLDGFKQVNDTLGHETGDRLLMTIAERLSNSLRASDTVSRLGGDEFTVILRAIPNVQIAAKVAEKILSSITKPIVLDGYTIRVSASIGISVYPYNSQDSETLMKQADTAMYRAKRLGKNRYEFA encoded by the coding sequence ATGAATCAGCAGCTAGGCAAGCGTTTTGTGAAGTTAATCTTTGGACTGAAACAATCGCTTAGTCGAGGACACAGAGAATTGATTACTGCGGTCAGCGTTGCAGTCTGCGTCCTGCTTTTGCACTCCATTGGATTATTGCAATCTTTGGAGTTGGCAGCTTTAGATCAATTTTTTCGCTTACGTCCAAATGAACCGCCAGAAGACCGGATTACGATCGTAGTGATGGATGAGGCTTATTTAAACGAAGTACGTTCGTGGCCAATTCCAGATGCGAAGATTGCCCAGTTGTTGCAAAAATTAAATGTCCACAAACCCCGTGCGATTGGCTTAGATATCTACAGAAATTTACCAGTAGAGCCTGGTAATCAAGAACTGCGTAATACTTATAAGTCAATGCCCAACTTAGTTGGTATTGAACTACTAGCAAATGATAACAACAAAAACTTTAGTGTTTCGCCTCCACTGGGGCTGAATCCGGATCAAGTGGGCTTTAATAACGTGCTGTACGATCTTGATGGTAAAGTACGTCGCAGTTTGTTGTATTGGCACATTAAAAGTGAAGTACATGAAAGTTTTGCTCTAAAGTTGGCTTTATTGTATTTAAAGTCAAAGGGAATTACTCCCACTAAAGCAAAAAGTAACCCTGAGTATTTGCAATTGGGTAAGGCAGCATTTACTCGTTTTGAGGCTAATGATGGTGCTTATGTGGAAGCTGATGATAGAGGCTACCAAATTTTGAGCAATTTTCCCAAACCCAAATGTCAAAGTTCCTCTGGAGAGTTTTGTAGTTTTCGCCAGGTATCGATGAGAGATGTACTGGCAGATAAAGTCAAAGCAAACTTAATCAAAGATCGGATTATACTTATTGGCTCCACTGCACCCAGTCTCCAAGATTTTGTATTTATTCCCTACTCCAGCAGTTTAATTGGTATGGCAAAGCCTGTACCTGGTATTCAATTGCAGGCTTATTTTATTAGTGAGTTAATCTCTGCTGCTGTACATGGAAGACCATTACTCAAAGTTTGGCCTGACTTGGTGGAATACTTGTGGGTTTTTGTTTGGTCTTATTTGGGAGCCGTGACAATATGGCGGATACGACACGCAACTAGGAGTCTCTTCTATATCCTAGTTTCTTGCTTTGTATTGACCGTGAGTGCATACCTTGCTTTCTTATACGGTTGGTGGATACCGCTCATTCCCTCACTGGTTTGCTTTGGCACTTCAGCTATTTGGATGACTAGTCATATCGCTCACATGCAGGAAGAGTGGAAACGTTCCAAAGAATTTTTGCATCACGTTATCAACACGATCCCCGATCCAATTTTTGTGAAAAATGAACAACACCAGTGGATTGTTTTAAATGAGGCGTATTGTCGATTTATCGGTTATCCAAATAAGTTATTAATTGAAAAGTCAGACTATGACTTTTTCCCAAAACATGAGGCTGATGTGTTTCGACAACAGGACGATCTTGTTTTTCGGACTCAGCAACCCCAAGAACATGAAGAAGAATTTACAAATGCCGATGGTCAGACTCATCAAATTGCCACGAAGCGATCGCTCCACAAAGACTCAGCTGGCAATTTCTTTTTAGTTGGTGTCATCCGAGATATTACTCAGCGTAAGCTGATGGAAGAACAGCTGAAGCGTACTGCTGCTGAACTATACCGCTCTAACAATGAATTAAAACTCAAAGAAGACCACTTACGTTATTTAGCGTATCACGACCCCCTCACCGGTTTATCCAATCGCAAATTTTTTGCCGAACAACTTTACGAGTCCTTACATTGGGCACAACACAATAACTTGTTGTTGGGACTGCTGTTTATCGATCTAGATGGCTTTAAGCAAGTAAATGATACTTTGGGACACGAGACGGGCGATCGCTTGTTAATGACTATTGCTGAAAGACTCAGCAACTCTTTACGCGCTAGTGATACAGTTTCTCGTTTGGGTGGCGATGAATTTACTGTGATTTTACGGGCAATTCCTAATGTCCAAATAGCTGCTAAAGTCGCCGAAAAAATTTTAAGCAGTATTACCAAGCCAATTGTTTTGGACGGCTATACAATCCGAGTCTCTGCCAGTATTGGCATTAGTGTTTACCCATACAACAGTCAAGATAGTGAAACTTTGATGAAACAAGCTGATACAGCAATGTACCGTGCCAAGCGCCTGGGTAAAAATCGCTACGAGTTTGCTTAA
- a CDS encoding DUF3120 domain-containing protein, producing the protein MINNTLSSYSASTPSIDTELDLADTGQNGIRQLESTLSLSPSLPLSTSARQTWLVFAAAVFLVTVPVFIEAPIVRSLPSLSLALTGFWVWLSFALMSRPATYVWGDLLLGFSWSWLAGAIYWGWLRWEPLWHLPVEFIGLPFACWCLAKNWGKVGNWFYLGSLLGTVLTDVYFYIVDLMPYWRQIMRVDADLVPQILQNALIQVQAPWGQTWAIILAVVLLTVGISALGRNQRHWYAFGGAVLSTILVDSLFLLAAIAA; encoded by the coding sequence TTGATTAATAATACACTGTCTTCCTACAGCGCTTCTACCCCTTCTATTGATACCGAGTTGGATTTAGCTGATACTGGGCAGAATGGTATCAGACAATTGGAATCTACACTTTCCCTTTCTCCCTCTCTACCCTTATCTACTTCTGCCCGACAAACTTGGTTAGTGTTTGCGGCGGCGGTGTTTTTAGTAACAGTCCCAGTATTTATAGAAGCGCCAATAGTGCGATCGCTACCAAGTCTGAGTTTAGCGCTGACAGGATTTTGGGTGTGGCTCAGTTTTGCCTTGATGTCACGTCCTGCAACTTACGTCTGGGGCGATTTACTCTTGGGGTTTAGCTGGAGTTGGTTAGCAGGAGCGATTTACTGGGGCTGGTTACGCTGGGAACCTTTATGGCATCTACCGGTGGAATTTATCGGTTTACCGTTTGCTTGCTGGTGTCTGGCGAAGAATTGGGGCAAGGTAGGTAACTGGTTTTATTTAGGTTCTTTACTAGGTACAGTTTTAACAGATGTATATTTTTATATAGTAGATTTGATGCCCTATTGGCGGCAAATCATGAGAGTAGATGCAGATTTAGTACCGCAAATTTTACAAAATGCTCTCATACAAGTACAAGCACCTTGGGGGCAAACTTGGGCGATAATTCTTGCCGTAGTGCTATTAACAGTAGGAATTTCAGCTTTAGGTCGAAATCAAAGACACTGGTATGCCTTTGGTGGAGCCGTTTTGAGTACAATTTTAGTAGACAGCCTATTTTTGTTAGCTGCGATCGCAGCGTGA
- a CDS encoding TIGR03279 family radical SAM protein produces MTTIHPARITKVLPDSIAAEIGFEAGDAIVAINGTRPRDLIDYQFLCADEVLELEVLDATGKTHSLEIEKDYDQDLGLEFETALFDGLIQCNNRCPFCFIDQQPPGKRTSLYFKDDDYRLSFLYGSYLTLTNLPEREWQRIEQMRLSPLYISVHATEPEVRIRLLKNPRAGQILQQLKWFQKRRLQIHAQVVVCPGINDGEHLEQTLKDLASFHTGEVPTVASVAVVPVGLTRFRPPEDELIPVTKEKAKEVISQVRILSQQFRQKFSSNVAWLADEWFLIAGEELPSESEYEEYPQIDNGVGSIQLFIKQFAAAATELLPPKVYPQRTLTWVVGNAVENAFEPILKRLNSVEGLKVNMRALCSDYWGQSITVTGLLTGHDLLLNLQGQDLGDGILLPNVMLKHGELVFLDDMSIEELACKLETKILPVGGVEDLINTCIL; encoded by the coding sequence ATGACTACCATTCATCCTGCCCGAATTACCAAGGTTCTTCCAGACTCAATAGCCGCAGAGATTGGTTTTGAAGCTGGGGATGCGATCGTTGCAATCAATGGTACACGTCCCCGCGACTTAATTGATTATCAGTTTTTGTGTGCTGATGAAGTCTTGGAACTAGAAGTTTTAGACGCTACTGGGAAAACTCATAGCCTGGAAATCGAAAAAGATTACGACCAAGACTTGGGGCTAGAATTTGAAACTGCCCTATTTGATGGCTTAATTCAGTGCAATAACCGCTGTCCTTTTTGCTTTATCGACCAACAGCCACCAGGTAAGCGCACCAGCTTGTACTTTAAAGACGACGATTACCGCCTAAGCTTTTTGTACGGCTCTTATCTTACCCTGACCAATTTGCCAGAAAGAGAATGGCAGCGAATTGAACAAATGCGCTTATCTCCGTTGTATATTTCTGTTCATGCTACGGAGCCGGAAGTTAGAATTAGACTCCTGAAAAATCCCCGTGCGGGACAAATCTTGCAGCAACTCAAGTGGTTTCAAAAAAGACGGCTACAAATTCATGCTCAAGTAGTTGTTTGCCCTGGTATAAATGATGGTGAACACCTAGAGCAAACCTTAAAAGACTTAGCATCCTTTCATACTGGTGAAGTGCCTACGGTGGCATCAGTGGCAGTTGTGCCAGTCGGATTGACAAGGTTTCGGCCTCCAGAAGACGAACTCATACCCGTAACCAAAGAAAAAGCGAAAGAAGTGATTTCTCAAGTGCGAATACTCTCGCAACAATTTCGCCAAAAGTTTTCCTCTAACGTCGCTTGGTTAGCTGATGAATGGTTTTTGATTGCAGGTGAGGAATTACCGAGCGAATCTGAATATGAAGAGTATCCCCAAATTGATAACGGTGTTGGTTCAATTCAGTTGTTTATCAAGCAATTTGCAGCCGCGGCAACAGAATTACTACCGCCAAAAGTTTATCCTCAGAGGACATTAACTTGGGTAGTAGGCAACGCAGTAGAAAACGCCTTTGAACCTATCTTGAAACGGTTAAATTCTGTTGAAGGATTAAAAGTAAATATGCGTGCTTTATGTAGTGATTACTGGGGACAGAGTATCACTGTCACGGGATTACTAACGGGTCATGATTTGCTGTTGAACTTACAAGGGCAAGATTTGGGAGACGGAATTTTACTGCCAAATGTAATGCTTAAACATGGTGAATTAGTATTTTTAGATGATATGAGTATTGAAGAATTAGCCTGTAAATTAGAGACAAAAATTTTACCAGTAGGAGGAGTTGAAGATTTGATCAACACCTGTATTCTTTAA
- the psbU gene encoding photosystem II complex extrinsic protein PsbU has product MKGLARLLTVFSLLLSCWGWLGTTQIAQAASFNSFAFPQVPVLAIERQNRADAKLGTEFGKKIDLNNTNVRAFQQFPGLYPTLAKKIITNAPYQKVEDVLDLPGLSDRQKQTLQANLDKFTVTDLEPAFNEGDDRFNNGIYR; this is encoded by the coding sequence GTGAAAGGATTGGCGCGTTTATTAACAGTGTTTAGCTTGTTACTTAGTTGCTGGGGATGGTTGGGAACAACTCAGATAGCCCAAGCTGCTAGTTTCAACAGTTTTGCTTTTCCTCAAGTCCCAGTTCTGGCAATTGAGCGGCAGAATCGGGCAGACGCTAAACTAGGAACGGAATTTGGTAAAAAAATTGATTTGAATAATACCAACGTCCGAGCTTTTCAACAGTTTCCAGGGCTTTATCCCACCCTGGCTAAGAAAATCATCACCAATGCTCCTTACCAAAAGGTAGAGGATGTATTGGATCTTCCAGGATTGAGCGATCGCCAAAAACAAACCCTGCAAGCCAACCTCGATAAATTCACCGTGACAGACTTAGAGCCTGCCTTCAATGAAGGAGACGATCGCTTTAACAACGGTATCTACAGATAA
- a CDS encoding undecaprenyl-diphosphate phosphatase yields the protein MEFIQAFILGIVQGITEFLPISSTAHLLIFTKLFGWKELGSKDFVDAIQFGSVIAIVGYFWSLIYSIVKGGIEALKTKDWQREEWKILVGIVVGTLPALIFGFLLKDILPESALIIGIMSIIMALLLALAEKIGTRKRGFDSLQIRDGILVGLGQTLALIPGVSRSGSTLTTALFLGLERDTAAKFSFLLGFPTLTIATLYKSLKIFKLFQEHQLPDNIVGLLIVGIISTFIFSYLSIAFLIKYLATKNTLIFVWYRLAFGSAILLAIAAGWKG from the coding sequence ATGGAGTTTATTCAAGCTTTTATTTTAGGTATTGTTCAAGGTATTACAGAGTTTTTGCCAATCAGTAGTACCGCACATCTTCTGATTTTTACCAAGCTATTTGGTTGGAAAGAACTAGGTTCTAAAGATTTTGTTGATGCAATTCAATTTGGCAGTGTTATAGCAATTGTAGGGTATTTTTGGTCGCTGATTTATAGTATTGTCAAAGGTGGAATCGAAGCACTAAAAACTAAAGACTGGCAACGCGAAGAATGGAAAATTCTTGTCGGTATTGTAGTCGGAACACTGCCTGCTTTAATTTTCGGTTTCCTTTTAAAAGATATTTTACCTGAGAGTGCATTAATTATTGGCATCATGTCAATTATTATGGCACTTTTACTAGCTCTAGCAGAAAAAATTGGTACTCGCAAGCGAGGTTTTGATTCATTGCAGATTCGGGATGGTATTTTAGTTGGATTGGGACAAACACTTGCTTTGATTCCGGGCGTTTCTCGTTCTGGCTCGACGTTAACGACTGCCTTATTTTTAGGATTAGAACGCGATACAGCAGCAAAATTCTCCTTTTTGTTAGGGTTTCCAACTCTTACCATTGCGACCCTGTATAAAAGCCTGAAAATCTTCAAGTTGTTTCAAGAACACCAGTTGCCAGATAACATTGTTGGACTGTTAATTGTCGGAATTATTTCAACCTTTATTTTTTCCTACCTATCAATTGCATTTTTGATCAAATACTTAGCAACCAAAAACACTTTGATTTTCGTATGGTATAGATTAGCATTCGGTAGTGCGATCTTACTAGCGATCGCAGCAGGTTGGAAAGGATAA
- the btpA gene encoding photosystem I biogenesis protein BtpA yields the protein MDLYQIFKTRSPIIGVVHLLPLPTSPRWGGSLKAVIDRAEQEAAALASGGVDGLIVENFFDAPFTKNQVDPVVVSAMTIVVQRIQNLVTLPIGLNVLRNDAKSAIAIASCVQAQFIRVNVLTGVMATDQGLIEGEAHQLLRYRRELNCDVKILADVLVKHARPLSSPNLTVAVKDTIERGLADAVILSGWATGSPPNLEDLELACGAANGTPVFIGSGANWENIDTLMQAADGVIVSSSLKRHGRIEQPIDPIRVSQFVEAARRNWNSKGESKSAEQVKLHS from the coding sequence GTGGACTTATATCAGATATTTAAAACTCGCTCACCAATTATTGGCGTGGTTCACCTGCTACCACTGCCTACCTCACCCCGTTGGGGAGGTAGCCTAAAAGCGGTGATTGACCGTGCCGAACAAGAAGCCGCGGCCTTGGCAAGTGGAGGGGTTGACGGTCTGATTGTCGAGAATTTTTTCGACGCGCCGTTTACCAAAAACCAAGTCGATCCAGTGGTTGTGAGTGCCATGACCATTGTGGTGCAGCGGATACAGAATTTGGTGACTTTGCCCATAGGTTTAAATGTATTGCGAAATGATGCCAAAAGTGCAATAGCGATCGCTAGCTGTGTACAAGCGCAATTTATCCGCGTCAACGTCCTCACAGGCGTGATGGCAACTGACCAAGGATTAATTGAGGGAGAAGCCCATCAACTACTCCGCTATCGACGGGAGTTGAACTGTGATGTTAAAATCCTGGCCGATGTGTTGGTAAAACACGCCCGTCCTTTGAGTTCTCCAAATCTCACAGTCGCCGTAAAAGACACCATTGAAAGGGGTTTAGCAGACGCAGTGATTTTATCTGGTTGGGCTACTGGTAGTCCTCCTAACTTAGAAGATTTGGAACTAGCTTGTGGCGCAGCAAACGGCACACCAGTGTTCATCGGTAGCGGGGCCAATTGGGAAAATATTGATACATTGATGCAGGCAGCAGATGGTGTAATCGTTTCCAGTTCCCTGAAACGTCACGGACGGATAGAGCAACCAATTGACCCTATTCGCGTCAGTCAATTTGTGGAAGCCGCCCGTCGCAATTGGAACTCCAAAGGTGAAAGCAAATCAGCAGAACAAGTGAAGTTACATTCTTAG
- a CDS encoding family 10 glycosylhydrolase has protein sequence MVKYQENQKDISLKIKKARKLFILSCEIVVLSFLSILPVTAATEEPVLSVVYGQENANQWKGISDRLQTIGVKYCVISLNDVKSGADWGNRRVLFLPNVETLTPTQAIALEEWMSKGGRLIASGPVGSLSSPGVRQLLRSLLGGYWGFSLSDTEQIQAAKTKIPGWANQTGLFGKVRGGVVIPNDMGAESPAVWNSKDNPAAVVTTERSTFLGWRWGTDTASAAELDNAWLKTTINHYLTALAPSNRTKKIPGGSQSCSTTVAAAPMGQGSRGAEGQGGRGAGGQGGGSSLSSPPKTATVPIPRSLPMVKPPSSQEAIDQLEQAVRLDVAPNSNEPIDNRQAIALQQELENLIGRVESAHLAVLADAANVGETISGEKQFSRDLNTPQSVKEQPIQLASTKLGALAISKDQALAQARLIAKNLPQLIAQKNYALARQQWLAAKTTLWQQFPVDRKLAQPEIRAVWLDRGTIVRAGSKAGLAQIFDRLAQAGINTVFFETVNAGYPIYPSQVAKEQNPLIRGWDPLEEAVKLAHERDMELHAWVWTFAAGNQRHNEILNLNPTYPGPVLAAHPDWANYDNLGNMIPVGQSKPFFDPANPEVRQYLLKLYEEIVTKYKVDGLQLDYIRYPFQDPSAGRTYGYGKAARAQFQQLTGVDPVNISPSQADLWQKWTKFRTEQVDSFVAQVSQQLRQKQPNLILSVAVFPLPEQERIQKIQQNWETWARQGDVDLIVPMTYALDTSRFQRLAQPWIASKQLGATLLVPGIRLLSLPTIGAFDQLQLVRDLPVSGYALFAAENFSNDLQKIFSSTQGRIQSTTSEPIPHRQPFQTAAIRYTALQREWKFVFQNDQRQRSSQKISDFNNQAEVLRSALNQLAASPSASKLLVARASLTRFQSQFRVLMSQEIKSNSYQVKVWENRLVTIERLLRYGERRVQLRPL, from the coding sequence CTGGTGAAGTATCAGGAAAACCAAAAAGATATAAGTTTAAAAATTAAAAAAGCTAGAAAATTATTTATTTTAAGTTGTGAAATTGTAGTTTTAAGTTTTTTGAGTATTTTGCCAGTAACGGCGGCGACTGAAGAACCCGTATTGAGTGTAGTGTATGGGCAAGAAAATGCAAATCAATGGAAAGGGATAAGCGATCGCTTACAGACAATAGGGGTGAAATATTGTGTAATTTCCCTAAATGATGTTAAGAGTGGGGCAGATTGGGGCAATCGCCGGGTATTATTTTTGCCAAATGTTGAGACATTAACACCAACTCAAGCGATCGCTCTAGAAGAATGGATGAGTAAGGGAGGGCGTTTGATTGCTAGTGGCCCTGTAGGTAGTTTGTCATCGCCAGGAGTACGACAGTTATTGCGATCGCTCTTGGGAGGTTATTGGGGATTCAGCCTTAGTGACACAGAACAGATTCAAGCTGCAAAAACCAAGATCCCAGGATGGGCAAATCAAACTGGACTCTTTGGTAAAGTACGCGGCGGCGTTGTGATTCCTAACGATATGGGCGCTGAATCTCCTGCTGTTTGGAATTCCAAAGATAATCCGGCCGCAGTCGTGACAACTGAGCGTTCTACCTTTTTGGGCTGGCGCTGGGGAACAGATACAGCCTCAGCAGCCGAGTTGGATAATGCCTGGTTAAAAACTACTATCAATCACTATTTGACAGCACTAGCGCCATCAAATCGGACAAAAAAAATACCAGGAGGTTCCCAAAGCTGCTCTACGACTGTGGCTGCTGCGCCAATGGGGCAGGGGAGCAGGGGGGCGGAGGGGCAGGGGGGCAGAGGGGCAGGGGGGCAGGGGGGCGGTTCATCTCTCTCGTCTCCTCCTAAAACTGCGACTGTTCCCATACCTAGATCGCTGCCTATGGTCAAACCCCCAAGTTCTCAGGAGGCTATTGACCAATTAGAACAAGCGGTGCGTTTGGATGTTGCACCCAACTCCAATGAGCCGATTGATAACAGGCAAGCGATCGCTCTCCAACAAGAGCTAGAAAATCTGATTGGTCGAGTGGAAAGCGCTCATTTAGCGGTGTTAGCTGATGCGGCTAATGTTGGCGAAACAATATCTGGGGAGAAGCAGTTTTCTAGGGATTTAAACACTCCCCAGTCTGTCAAAGAACAGCCAATACAATTAGCCTCAACCAAACTGGGGGCGCTAGCCATAAGTAAAGACCAAGCTTTAGCACAAGCAAGGCTAATTGCCAAAAATTTACCCCAGTTGATTGCTCAAAAAAACTACGCTTTGGCTCGTCAGCAATGGCTAGCCGCTAAAACGACTTTGTGGCAGCAGTTCCCTGTCGATCGGAAGCTAGCTCAACCAGAAATTCGCGCAGTTTGGTTAGATCGGGGGACGATTGTTCGTGCTGGTAGTAAGGCGGGACTGGCACAGATTTTTGATCGCCTCGCCCAAGCCGGGATTAATACCGTCTTTTTTGAAACTGTTAACGCTGGCTATCCAATTTATCCGAGCCAAGTCGCCAAAGAGCAAAACCCATTAATTCGTGGGTGGGACCCACTGGAAGAGGCGGTGAAATTAGCCCATGAGCGAGACATGGAATTACACGCTTGGGTTTGGACTTTTGCTGCTGGCAATCAACGTCATAACGAAATTCTCAACCTTAATCCTACTTATCCAGGGCCAGTACTGGCGGCTCATCCCGATTGGGCAAACTACGATAACCTGGGCAACATGATTCCCGTTGGTCAAAGCAAGCCATTCTTCGATCCAGCCAACCCCGAAGTGCGGCAATACTTGCTCAAGCTGTATGAGGAAATTGTCACTAAATATAAGGTGGATGGTCTACAGCTAGACTACATTCGCTACCCTTTCCAAGACCCATCAGCAGGTCGAACTTATGGCTATGGGAAAGCTGCAAGAGCGCAATTTCAGCAACTTACTGGTGTAGATCCAGTGAATATTTCTCCTAGCCAAGCAGACTTGTGGCAAAAATGGACAAAATTTCGCACCGAGCAAGTTGATAGCTTTGTCGCTCAAGTATCACAGCAATTGCGACAAAAGCAACCGAATTTGATTTTGTCGGTTGCAGTATTTCCTTTGCCAGAACAAGAGCGGATTCAGAAAATTCAACAAAATTGGGAAACTTGGGCAAGGCAGGGGGATGTAGATTTAATTGTTCCCATGACTTATGCTCTCGATACTTCTCGGTTTCAACGACTGGCCCAACCCTGGATTGCCTCTAAACAATTAGGAGCTACCTTGTTGGTGCCGGGAATTCGCTTACTTTCTTTGCCAACCATCGGGGCATTCGATCAACTCCAGTTGGTAAGGGACTTGCCAGTTAGCGGTTATGCACTATTTGCCGCAGAAAATTTTAGCAACGATCTCCAAAAAATCTTTAGTAGCACCCAAGGTAGGATTCAATCCACAACAAGTGAACCGATTCCTCACCGCCAGCCTTTTCAAACTGCCGCCATCCGTTACACCGCGCTACAACGAGAATGGAAATTTGTTTTCCAAAATGACCAACGACAAAGGTCATCTCAGAAAATTTCAGATTTTAACAACCAGGCAGAAGTTTTACGCAGCGCTTTAAATCAACTGGCAGCTTCACCTTCTGCTAGTAAGTTACTAGTGGCGAGAGCCTCTCTAACTCGGTTCCAGTCTCAATTCCGGGTATTGATGAGCCAAGAAATTAAGTCGAATTCCTATCAAGTCAAAGTTTGGGAAAATCGACTCGTAACTATAGAAAGGCTATTACGTTATGGCGAACGGCGGGTGCAGTTGCGTCCTTTGTGA
- a CDS encoding vitamin K epoxide reductase family protein, whose protein sequence is MIRRRSTPWIHKWSRPLIAAIAGCGALITGYLTIEKLTGGTAACVAEAGAKGCNDVLSSPWATVFGQPLALFGFLAYISMVIFALAPLVFKSGENNSRKQLENWTWWLLLAGAIAMSVFSGYLMYVLTSQIKAICPYCIGSALFSVSLLVLTIIGRTWEDIGQILFTALIVGMVTLIGTLGVYAGVNQSDVTPGTPGQPTKITFTPKENPNPAFGWEITTTSGEAEIALATHLAKVGAKEYSAYWCPHCHEQKLLFGKEAEEIINNGIKVECAPDGLKAQPELCKAAKIEGFPTWIVNGKSYSGVQNLEELAKVSGYTGSRNFKYFK, encoded by the coding sequence ATGATTCGCCGTCGTTCTACTCCTTGGATTCATAAATGGTCACGTCCATTGATTGCCGCGATCGCTGGATGTGGTGCCTTGATCACAGGTTATCTCACCATAGAAAAGTTAACCGGAGGCACTGCCGCCTGTGTGGCAGAAGCTGGTGCTAAGGGCTGTAATGATGTGCTTTCTAGCCCTTGGGCAACGGTTTTTGGTCAGCCATTAGCTTTGTTTGGGTTTTTGGCATACATCAGTATGGTGATATTTGCTTTGGCTCCCTTGGTATTTAAATCAGGGGAAAATAATAGCCGCAAACAATTGGAAAATTGGACGTGGTGGCTGCTGCTGGCAGGTGCGATCGCTATGTCTGTCTTTAGCGGCTACTTAATGTATGTGCTAACATCTCAAATCAAAGCTATTTGTCCTTACTGTATCGGTTCAGCTTTGTTCTCTGTGAGTCTTTTGGTACTAACGATTATCGGTCGGACTTGGGAGGATATTGGACAAATCTTGTTTACCGCACTGATTGTCGGGATGGTAACGCTGATTGGTACTTTAGGCGTCTATGCTGGCGTGAATCAATCAGATGTGACACCTGGAACTCCTGGACAACCTACTAAAATTACCTTTACTCCCAAGGAAAACCCCAACCCAGCGTTCGGTTGGGAAATTACCACTACTTCTGGTGAGGCAGAAATAGCCTTAGCAACCCATCTGGCAAAGGTAGGTGCAAAGGAATACAGTGCTTATTGGTGTCCTCACTGTCATGAACAAAAGCTGCTTTTTGGTAAAGAAGCTGAGGAAATAATCAATAATGGTATTAAAGTAGAGTGCGCCCCTGATGGACTCAAAGCTCAACCAGAACTATGTAAAGCTGCAAAAATTGAAGGTTTCCCCACTTGGATCGTTAATGGTAAAAGCTATAGTGGAGTCCAAAACTTAGAGGAATTAGCGAAAGTTTCTGGTTACACAGGGTCTCGGAACTTCAAGTATTTTAAGTAA